A window from Chrysiogenia bacterium encodes these proteins:
- a CDS encoding 2Fe-2S iron-sulfur cluster binding domain-containing protein, which translates to MGGTNPYIEANKAEGPKKPYKIKFMPMNVTVEVNPGEIPYSRDGEPGSILEIALGHGVDIDHACGGVCACSTCHVIVSEGLDTIPEASDAELDMLDNAPGNTMESRLACQAVPDGSQDLVVEIPEWNRNAVKEGH; encoded by the coding sequence ATGGGCGGCACGAACCCCTACATCGAAGCAAACAAGGCCGAAGGCCCCAAGAAGCCCTACAAGATCAAGTTCATGCCGATGAACGTGACCGTCGAGGTCAATCCCGGGGAAATCCCCTACAGCCGCGACGGCGAGCCCGGCTCCATCCTGGAGATCGCACTCGGCCACGGCGTCGACATCGACCACGCCTGCGGCGGCGTCTGCGCCTGCAGCACCTGCCACGTCATCGTCAGCGAGGGCCTCGACACAATCCCCGAGGCCTCCGACGCCGAGCTCGACATGCTCGACAATGCGCCTGGCAACACCATGGAAAGCCGCCTGGCCTGTCAGGCCGTCCCCGACGGCAGCCAGGATCTGGTGGTGGAGATTCCCGAGTGGAATCG
- a CDS encoding Hsp70 family protein — protein sequence ASFGGRPSGEANIAPWKKILLDVTPLSLGVATFGDMTYVIIPKNTTVPTKKAKVFTTVKDNQESVRVIVTQGEAKVSSDNVFLGEVVLPLPPGTKRGIPEIEVTFALDTDGILHVQAKDKKTGKAQAVQIEAQSSLSDEEVSALSTEYAKMEFEGDSEELSI from the coding sequence GCCAGCTTCGGCGGGCGCCCCAGCGGCGAGGCGAACATCGCCCCCTGGAAGAAGATTCTGCTGGACGTCACCCCGCTCTCGCTGGGCGTGGCGACCTTCGGGGACATGACCTACGTGATCATTCCCAAGAACACGACCGTCCCGACCAAGAAGGCGAAGGTCTTCACCACGGTCAAGGACAATCAGGAATCGGTGCGCGTCATCGTCACCCAGGGCGAGGCCAAGGTCTCCTCCGACAACGTGTTCCTGGGCGAGGTCGTCCTGCCGCTGCCCCCGGGCACCAAGCGGGGCATCCCTGAGATCGAAGTCACCTTCGCCCTCGATACCGACGGGATCCTGCACGTCCAGGCCAAGGACAAGAAGACCGGCAAGGCCCAGGCCGTGCAGATCGAGGCGCAGTCCTCTCTGAGCGACGAGGAAGTCTCCGCACTCAGCACCGAGTACGCGAAGATGGAGTTCGAGGGCGACTCCGAAGAGCTCTCGATCTAG